The proteins below are encoded in one region of Ostrea edulis chromosome 3, xbOstEdul1.1, whole genome shotgun sequence:
- the LOC125675583 gene encoding uncharacterized protein LOC125675583 isoform X12 — protein sequence MTTTAWRNHVWLVEARNHSFGNFDRKGHYASGTSPVPGHYSARSFYPHNGNNFPVNSPIMENRPKTAGPFIHEDQLHPSLPSIHHGLYHSTWGDDEDIGSGEGSRHSEERLKWIDALNKWIPEQNQSKAGYVSFVGNAPMVEKLIRETLKKREAMRRRNAEMLELRKQRKNSSSPHSPMSERRLKVRFRTPSLSPKKTMTVPNNRDLISIPKESWGEEKPESDQDSSRIDGSSEGGSQIKQTEEDPERKESESDHGKKGNSLDNDGEQASSHHSSTNSLPPISMETTEKDGEDEAENDAVFEEPTVKTPEPEPENNTLPVPSPVATPSEPESVVEVVEIEPVENEVENEPVEALVLPDPFPDSEPETDRESKKVKKASSNKVTVSKVKSVMQNDKKGSKSKTKATSKTIIRKLKNGKGDSVKKKSVGKVPTPSSSIPNTPRLPEISQLDVGGDDGEDLEDTEKEKTEPPAPIPMIGDTKTGPLSLIAGQDSRKEPVKKTRKEGITLPRSLSRSVVQQQASKGPETQVNATDAQSRRRQSLANRTLNFEKKRAPKAPSPPRKPPTPPTPEFLSDKYSVPDLPKDFSSSLPQVTIEEPPLPDASAISKTPSPTKNHRTSISMPIKLQQKINRRKSFKRDTSYEDELRRQELLEKRRQKQMALLEKMKSRQGQVGTEVEYIDGAPSFDDYGFLAKYCIFNRGSLEMYKRTFDVVDDECRGWLNGIDAMIALRGVNNRLTLQEEEYLYRILEIAGYNISKGADFKLFSVLAALSHRISAVDDWMKILIDSMDFKILEMKTFMCKTLWECNVDKETNRISLDQLCIELRAGGVSEKHEKEVREKLSHLKSLDLLDFLTYVPLFIMIHQSVVNNPLNDVRDK from the exons GGCCATTATGCATCAGGAACCAGCCCTGTTCCCGGCCACTATTCAGCAAGGTCCTTCTACCCTCACAACGGGAATAATTTCCCGGTCAACTCCCCGATCATGGAGAACCGGCCCAAAACAGCGGGACCCTTCATCCACGAAGACCAGCTTCACCCCTCTCTACCCTCCATCCACCATGGTCTCTATCACTCGACGTGGGGGGATGATGAGGACATTGGCTCTGGGGAAGGTTCCAGGCACTCGGAGGAAAGACTGAAATGGATTGACGCTCTGAATAAATGGATCCCAGAGCAG AATCAGTCCAAAGCTGGCTATGTAAGCTTTGTAGGGAATGCTCCAATGGTGGAAAAATTGATAAGAGAG ACATTGAAGAAACGAGAAGCAATGAGACGAAGAAATGCAGAGATGTTAGAACTACGGAAACAGAGAAAAAACTCATCTTCTCCACACTCACCCATGTCAGAGAGAA GATTAAAAGTTCGATTTAGAACCCCGTCTTTGTCCCCTAAGAAGACTATGACGGTTCCGAACAATAGGGATCTCATTTCCATTCCTAAAGAATCCTGGGGAGAAGAGAAACCGGAGAGTGACCAGGACTCCTCCAGGATCGATGGAAGCTCAGAGGGAGGCTCTCAGATCAAACAGACAGAGGAGGACCCGGAACGCAAAGAATCGGAATCAG ATCACGGTAAGAAAGGCAATTCTTTGGACAATGATGGAGAACAGGCATCCTCTCATCATAGTTCCACTAACTCACTCCCTCCCATCTCCATGGAAACAACTGAGAAAGATGGAGAGGATGAAG CTGAAAATGATGCAGTGTTTGAGGAACCAACCGTGAAAACTCCTGAACCGGAaccagaaaacaacacattGCCCGTTCCATCCCCTGTTGCTACTCCATCTGAACCAGAATCAGTGGTTGAAGTAGTTGAAATTGAACCAGTTGAaaatgaagttgaaaatgaGCCAGTTGAAGCACTGGTTCTGCCTGATCCTTTTCCGGATTCTGAACCAGAGACTGACAGAG AATCAAAGAAAGTCAAAAAAG CCTCCAGTAACAAAGTTACTGTATCCAAAGTGAAATCAGTGATGCAGAACGACAAAAAAGGCAGCAAATCAAAAACGAAAGCAACGTCTAAAACCATAATCCGCAAACTAAAAAACGGCAAGGGAGACTCAG TAAAAAAGAAATCAGTCGGTAAGGTCCCGACTCCCAGCTCTTCTATTCCAAATACTCCACGGCTGCCCGAAATATCCCAGCTGGATGTAGGGGGAG ATGACGGAGAAGACTTAGAGGACACAGAGAAGGAGAAGACGGAACCCCCGGCCCCTATTCCTATGATTGGGGATACAAAGACGGGACCTCTATCACTGATAGCTGGTCAGGATTCAAGGAAGGAACCGGTCAAGAAAACCAGG AAAGAGGGAATAACTCTGCCTCGGTCTTTGTCAAGATCGGTTGTACAACAGCAGGCTTCTAAAGGACCAGAGACACAG GTCAACGCAACTGATGCTCAATCCAGACGAAGACAATCATTGGCCAACCGGACATTGAATTTCGAGAAGAAGAGGGCACCCAAAGCTCCTTCACCCCCTCGAAAACCCCCCACCCCTCCCACACCAGAATTTCTATCCGACAAATACTCCGTGCCAGATCTACCCAAAG ATTTCAGTAGTTCCCTACCCCAAGTGACCATAGAAGAGCCCCCATTGCCAGATGCATCTGCGATCTCAAAAACCCCCTCTCCAACAAAAAACCACAGAACTTCGATTTCCATGCCCATAAAACTCCAACAGAAAATTAACAGGCGCAAATCATTCAAGAGAGACACATCCTATGAAGATGAACTCCGTAGACAAGAATTATTAGAAAAGAGAAGACAAAAGCAGATGGCGTTGTTGGAGAAAATGAAATCACGGCAAGGACAAGTAGGAACAGAGGTGGAGTACATTGATGGTGCGCCGAGTTTCGACGATT ATGGATTCTTGGCAAAGTACTGTATTTTCAACAGAGGGAGTCTGGAAATGTACAAAAGGACGTTTGATGTG GTGGATGACGAGTGTAGGGGCTGGTTGAATGGAATTGATGCGATGATTGCACTCCGAGGAGTGAACAACCGTCTGACCCTACAGGAAGAGGAGTATTTATATAGG ATATTAGAGATCGCTGGCTACAACATTTCTAAAGGAGCCGACTTCAAACTCTTCTCAGTGCTAGCTGCTCTGTCTCACAGGATTTCAGCAGTAGA tgaTTGGATGAAAATTCTCATAGACTCAATGGATTTCAAAATACTGGAGATGAAAACATTCATGTGCAAA ACACTTTGGGAGTGCAATGTGGACAAGGAAACCAATCGTATATCACTGGACCAGTTGTGTATCGAGCTTCGGGCAGGGGGTGTGAGtgaaaaacatgaaaaagaAGTCCGTGAGAAACTCTCGCATCTAAAATCTCTGGACCTGCTAGACTTCCTGACTTACGTCCCCTTGTTTATAATGATCCACCAATCGGTCGTGAATAATCCATTAAACGATGTAAGAGACAAATAG
- the LOC125675583 gene encoding uncharacterized protein LOC125675583 isoform X1, giving the protein MAYFSVAPTLCEITYDSNRDEKVTPYRYQCRSANSRATNGVTSPTFTEIVNVSLPIGYNVSYYEYLRTLYDSRISSPTKNSGHYASGTSPVPGHYSARSFYPHNGNNFPVNSPIMENRPKTAGPFIHEDQLHPSLPSIHHGLYHSTWGDDEDIGSGEGSRHSEERLKWIDALNKWIPEQNQSKAGYVSFVGNAPMVEKLIREHVAAQKHRDFLSQDQHQNCERFEQHMLSLKLQNQSKHQSQEHAFARRLMTLKKREAMRRRNAEMLELRKQRKNSSSPHSPMSERRLKVRFRTPSLSPKKTMTVPNNRDLISIPKESWGEEKPESDQDSSRIDGSSEGGSQIKQTEEDPERKESESDHGKKGNSLDNDGEQASSHHSSTNSLPPISMETTEKDGEDEAENDAVFEEPTVKTPEPEPENNTLPVPSPVATPSEPESVVEVVEIEPVENEVENEPVEALVLPDPFPDSEPETDRESKKVKKASSNKVTVSKVKSVMQNDKKGSKSKTKATSKTIIRKLKNGKGDSVKKKSVGKVPTPSSSIPNTPRLPEISQLDVGGDDGEDLEDTEKEKTEPPAPIPMIGDTKTGPLSLIAGQDSRKEPVKKTRKEGITLPRSLSRSVVQQQASKGPETQVNATDAQSRRRQSLANRTLNFEKKRAPKAPSPPRKPPTPPTPEFLSDKYSVPDLPKDFSSSLPQVTIEEPPLPDASAISKTPSPTKNHRTSISMPIKLQQKINRRKSFKRDTSYEDELRRQELLEKRRQKQMALLEKMKSRQGQVGTEVEYIDGAPSFDDYGFLAKYCIFNRGSLEMYKRTFDVVDDECRGWLNGIDAMIALRGVNNRLTLQEEEYLYRILEIAGYNISKGADFKLFSVLAALSHRISAVDDWMKILIDSMDFKILEMKTFMCKTLWECNVDKETNRISLDQLCIELRAGGVSEKHEKEVREKLSHLKSLDLLDFLTYVPLFIMIHQSVVNNPLNDVRDK; this is encoded by the exons GGCCATTATGCATCAGGAACCAGCCCTGTTCCCGGCCACTATTCAGCAAGGTCCTTCTACCCTCACAACGGGAATAATTTCCCGGTCAACTCCCCGATCATGGAGAACCGGCCCAAAACAGCGGGACCCTTCATCCACGAAGACCAGCTTCACCCCTCTCTACCCTCCATCCACCATGGTCTCTATCACTCGACGTGGGGGGATGATGAGGACATTGGCTCTGGGGAAGGTTCCAGGCACTCGGAGGAAAGACTGAAATGGATTGACGCTCTGAATAAATGGATCCCAGAGCAG AATCAGTCCAAAGCTGGCTATGTAAGCTTTGTAGGGAATGCTCCAATGGTGGAAAAATTGATAAGAGAG CATGTGGCAGCACAGAAACATAGAGATTTTCTGTCACAAGACCAGCACCAGAATTGTGAACGGTTTGAGCAACACATGTTGAGTTTGAAACTCCAGAATCAATCGAAACATCAAAGTCAAGAGCACGCATTTGCTCGGCGGTTGATG ACATTGAAGAAACGAGAAGCAATGAGACGAAGAAATGCAGAGATGTTAGAACTACGGAAACAGAGAAAAAACTCATCTTCTCCACACTCACCCATGTCAGAGAGAA GATTAAAAGTTCGATTTAGAACCCCGTCTTTGTCCCCTAAGAAGACTATGACGGTTCCGAACAATAGGGATCTCATTTCCATTCCTAAAGAATCCTGGGGAGAAGAGAAACCGGAGAGTGACCAGGACTCCTCCAGGATCGATGGAAGCTCAGAGGGAGGCTCTCAGATCAAACAGACAGAGGAGGACCCGGAACGCAAAGAATCGGAATCAG ATCACGGTAAGAAAGGCAATTCTTTGGACAATGATGGAGAACAGGCATCCTCTCATCATAGTTCCACTAACTCACTCCCTCCCATCTCCATGGAAACAACTGAGAAAGATGGAGAGGATGAAG CTGAAAATGATGCAGTGTTTGAGGAACCAACCGTGAAAACTCCTGAACCGGAaccagaaaacaacacattGCCCGTTCCATCCCCTGTTGCTACTCCATCTGAACCAGAATCAGTGGTTGAAGTAGTTGAAATTGAACCAGTTGAaaatgaagttgaaaatgaGCCAGTTGAAGCACTGGTTCTGCCTGATCCTTTTCCGGATTCTGAACCAGAGACTGACAGAG AATCAAAGAAAGTCAAAAAAG CCTCCAGTAACAAAGTTACTGTATCCAAAGTGAAATCAGTGATGCAGAACGACAAAAAAGGCAGCAAATCAAAAACGAAAGCAACGTCTAAAACCATAATCCGCAAACTAAAAAACGGCAAGGGAGACTCAG TAAAAAAGAAATCAGTCGGTAAGGTCCCGACTCCCAGCTCTTCTATTCCAAATACTCCACGGCTGCCCGAAATATCCCAGCTGGATGTAGGGGGAG ATGACGGAGAAGACTTAGAGGACACAGAGAAGGAGAAGACGGAACCCCCGGCCCCTATTCCTATGATTGGGGATACAAAGACGGGACCTCTATCACTGATAGCTGGTCAGGATTCAAGGAAGGAACCGGTCAAGAAAACCAGG AAAGAGGGAATAACTCTGCCTCGGTCTTTGTCAAGATCGGTTGTACAACAGCAGGCTTCTAAAGGACCAGAGACACAG GTCAACGCAACTGATGCTCAATCCAGACGAAGACAATCATTGGCCAACCGGACATTGAATTTCGAGAAGAAGAGGGCACCCAAAGCTCCTTCACCCCCTCGAAAACCCCCCACCCCTCCCACACCAGAATTTCTATCCGACAAATACTCCGTGCCAGATCTACCCAAAG ATTTCAGTAGTTCCCTACCCCAAGTGACCATAGAAGAGCCCCCATTGCCAGATGCATCTGCGATCTCAAAAACCCCCTCTCCAACAAAAAACCACAGAACTTCGATTTCCATGCCCATAAAACTCCAACAGAAAATTAACAGGCGCAAATCATTCAAGAGAGACACATCCTATGAAGATGAACTCCGTAGACAAGAATTATTAGAAAAGAGAAGACAAAAGCAGATGGCGTTGTTGGAGAAAATGAAATCACGGCAAGGACAAGTAGGAACAGAGGTGGAGTACATTGATGGTGCGCCGAGTTTCGACGATT ATGGATTCTTGGCAAAGTACTGTATTTTCAACAGAGGGAGTCTGGAAATGTACAAAAGGACGTTTGATGTG GTGGATGACGAGTGTAGGGGCTGGTTGAATGGAATTGATGCGATGATTGCACTCCGAGGAGTGAACAACCGTCTGACCCTACAGGAAGAGGAGTATTTATATAGG ATATTAGAGATCGCTGGCTACAACATTTCTAAAGGAGCCGACTTCAAACTCTTCTCAGTGCTAGCTGCTCTGTCTCACAGGATTTCAGCAGTAGA tgaTTGGATGAAAATTCTCATAGACTCAATGGATTTCAAAATACTGGAGATGAAAACATTCATGTGCAAA ACACTTTGGGAGTGCAATGTGGACAAGGAAACCAATCGTATATCACTGGACCAGTTGTGTATCGAGCTTCGGGCAGGGGGTGTGAGtgaaaaacatgaaaaagaAGTCCGTGAGAAACTCTCGCATCTAAAATCTCTGGACCTGCTAGACTTCCTGACTTACGTCCCCTTGTTTATAATGATCCACCAATCGGTCGTGAATAATCCATTAAACGATGTAAGAGACAAATAG
- the LOC125675583 gene encoding uncharacterized protein LOC125675583 isoform X2, translating into MAYFSVAPTLCEITYDSNRDEKVTPYRYQCRSANSRATNGVTSPTFTEIVNVSLPIGYNVSYYEYLRTLYDSRISSPTKNSGHYASGTSPVPGHYSARSFYPHNGNNFPVNSPIMENRPKTAGPFIHEDQLHPSLPSIHHGLYHSTWGDDEDIGSGEGSRHSEERLKWIDALNKWIPEQNQSKAGYVSFVGNAPMVEKLIREHVAAQKHRDFLSQDQHQNCERFEQHMLSLKLQNQSKHQSQEHAFARRLMTLKKREAMRRRNAEMLELRKQRKNSSSPHSPMSERRLKVRFRTPSLSPKKTMTVPNNRDLISIPKESWGEEKPESDQDSSRIDGSSEGGSQIKQTEEDPERKESESDHGKKGNSLDNDGEQASSHHSSTNSLPPISMETTEKDGEDEAENDAVFEEPTVKTPEPEPENNTLPVPSPVATPSEPESVVEVVEIEPVENEVENEPVEALVLPDPFPDSEPETDRESKKVKKASSNKVTVSKVKSVMQNDKKGSKSKTKATSKTIIRKLKNGKGDSVKKKSVGKVPTPSSSIPNTPRLPEISQLDVGGDDGEDLEDTEKEKTEPPAPIPMIGDTKTGPLSLIAGQDSRKEPVKKTRVNATDAQSRRRQSLANRTLNFEKKRAPKAPSPPRKPPTPPTPEFLSDKYSVPDLPKDFSSSLPQVTIEEPPLPDASAISKTPSPTKNHRTSISMPIKLQQKINRRKSFKRDTSYEDELRRQELLEKRRQKQMALLEKMKSRQGQVGTEVEYIDGAPSFDDYGFLAKYCIFNRGSLEMYKRTFDVVDDECRGWLNGIDAMIALRGVNNRLTLQEEEYLYRILEIAGYNISKGADFKLFSVLAALSHRISAVDDWMKILIDSMDFKILEMKTFMCKTLWECNVDKETNRISLDQLCIELRAGGVSEKHEKEVREKLSHLKSLDLLDFLTYVPLFIMIHQSVVNNPLNDVRDK; encoded by the exons GGCCATTATGCATCAGGAACCAGCCCTGTTCCCGGCCACTATTCAGCAAGGTCCTTCTACCCTCACAACGGGAATAATTTCCCGGTCAACTCCCCGATCATGGAGAACCGGCCCAAAACAGCGGGACCCTTCATCCACGAAGACCAGCTTCACCCCTCTCTACCCTCCATCCACCATGGTCTCTATCACTCGACGTGGGGGGATGATGAGGACATTGGCTCTGGGGAAGGTTCCAGGCACTCGGAGGAAAGACTGAAATGGATTGACGCTCTGAATAAATGGATCCCAGAGCAG AATCAGTCCAAAGCTGGCTATGTAAGCTTTGTAGGGAATGCTCCAATGGTGGAAAAATTGATAAGAGAG CATGTGGCAGCACAGAAACATAGAGATTTTCTGTCACAAGACCAGCACCAGAATTGTGAACGGTTTGAGCAACACATGTTGAGTTTGAAACTCCAGAATCAATCGAAACATCAAAGTCAAGAGCACGCATTTGCTCGGCGGTTGATG ACATTGAAGAAACGAGAAGCAATGAGACGAAGAAATGCAGAGATGTTAGAACTACGGAAACAGAGAAAAAACTCATCTTCTCCACACTCACCCATGTCAGAGAGAA GATTAAAAGTTCGATTTAGAACCCCGTCTTTGTCCCCTAAGAAGACTATGACGGTTCCGAACAATAGGGATCTCATTTCCATTCCTAAAGAATCCTGGGGAGAAGAGAAACCGGAGAGTGACCAGGACTCCTCCAGGATCGATGGAAGCTCAGAGGGAGGCTCTCAGATCAAACAGACAGAGGAGGACCCGGAACGCAAAGAATCGGAATCAG ATCACGGTAAGAAAGGCAATTCTTTGGACAATGATGGAGAACAGGCATCCTCTCATCATAGTTCCACTAACTCACTCCCTCCCATCTCCATGGAAACAACTGAGAAAGATGGAGAGGATGAAG CTGAAAATGATGCAGTGTTTGAGGAACCAACCGTGAAAACTCCTGAACCGGAaccagaaaacaacacattGCCCGTTCCATCCCCTGTTGCTACTCCATCTGAACCAGAATCAGTGGTTGAAGTAGTTGAAATTGAACCAGTTGAaaatgaagttgaaaatgaGCCAGTTGAAGCACTGGTTCTGCCTGATCCTTTTCCGGATTCTGAACCAGAGACTGACAGAG AATCAAAGAAAGTCAAAAAAG CCTCCAGTAACAAAGTTACTGTATCCAAAGTGAAATCAGTGATGCAGAACGACAAAAAAGGCAGCAAATCAAAAACGAAAGCAACGTCTAAAACCATAATCCGCAAACTAAAAAACGGCAAGGGAGACTCAG TAAAAAAGAAATCAGTCGGTAAGGTCCCGACTCCCAGCTCTTCTATTCCAAATACTCCACGGCTGCCCGAAATATCCCAGCTGGATGTAGGGGGAG ATGACGGAGAAGACTTAGAGGACACAGAGAAGGAGAAGACGGAACCCCCGGCCCCTATTCCTATGATTGGGGATACAAAGACGGGACCTCTATCACTGATAGCTGGTCAGGATTCAAGGAAGGAACCGGTCAAGAAAACCAGG GTCAACGCAACTGATGCTCAATCCAGACGAAGACAATCATTGGCCAACCGGACATTGAATTTCGAGAAGAAGAGGGCACCCAAAGCTCCTTCACCCCCTCGAAAACCCCCCACCCCTCCCACACCAGAATTTCTATCCGACAAATACTCCGTGCCAGATCTACCCAAAG ATTTCAGTAGTTCCCTACCCCAAGTGACCATAGAAGAGCCCCCATTGCCAGATGCATCTGCGATCTCAAAAACCCCCTCTCCAACAAAAAACCACAGAACTTCGATTTCCATGCCCATAAAACTCCAACAGAAAATTAACAGGCGCAAATCATTCAAGAGAGACACATCCTATGAAGATGAACTCCGTAGACAAGAATTATTAGAAAAGAGAAGACAAAAGCAGATGGCGTTGTTGGAGAAAATGAAATCACGGCAAGGACAAGTAGGAACAGAGGTGGAGTACATTGATGGTGCGCCGAGTTTCGACGATT ATGGATTCTTGGCAAAGTACTGTATTTTCAACAGAGGGAGTCTGGAAATGTACAAAAGGACGTTTGATGTG GTGGATGACGAGTGTAGGGGCTGGTTGAATGGAATTGATGCGATGATTGCACTCCGAGGAGTGAACAACCGTCTGACCCTACAGGAAGAGGAGTATTTATATAGG ATATTAGAGATCGCTGGCTACAACATTTCTAAAGGAGCCGACTTCAAACTCTTCTCAGTGCTAGCTGCTCTGTCTCACAGGATTTCAGCAGTAGA tgaTTGGATGAAAATTCTCATAGACTCAATGGATTTCAAAATACTGGAGATGAAAACATTCATGTGCAAA ACACTTTGGGAGTGCAATGTGGACAAGGAAACCAATCGTATATCACTGGACCAGTTGTGTATCGAGCTTCGGGCAGGGGGTGTGAGtgaaaaacatgaaaaagaAGTCCGTGAGAAACTCTCGCATCTAAAATCTCTGGACCTGCTAGACTTCCTGACTTACGTCCCCTTGTTTATAATGATCCACCAATCGGTCGTGAATAATCCATTAAACGATGTAAGAGACAAATAG
- the LOC125675583 gene encoding titin-like isoform X3, with product MAYFSVAPTLCEITYDSNRDEKVTPYRYQCRSANSRATNGVTSPTFTEIVNVSLPIGYNVSYYEYLRTLYDSRISSPTKNSGHYASGTSPVPGHYSARSFYPHNGNNFPVNSPIMENRPKTAGPFIHEDQLHPSLPSIHHGLYHSTWGDDEDIGSGEGSRHSEERLKWIDALNKWIPEQNQSKAGYVSFVGNAPMVEKLIREHVAAQKHRDFLSQDQHQNCERFEQHMLSLKLQNQSKHQSQEHAFARRLMTLKKREAMRRRNAEMLELRKQRKNSSSPHSPMSERRLKVRFRTPSLSPKKTMTVPNNRDLISIPKESWGEEKPESDQDSSRIDGSSEGGSQIKQTEEDPERKESESDHGKKGNSLDNDGEQASSHHSSTNSLPPISMETTEKDGEDEAENDAVFEEPTVKTPEPEPENNTLPVPSPVATPSEPESVVEVVEIEPVENEVENEPVEALVLPDPFPDSEPETDRESKKVKKASSNKVTVSKVKSVMQNDKKGSKSKTKATSKTIIRKLKNGKGDSDDGEDLEDTEKEKTEPPAPIPMIGDTKTGPLSLIAGQDSRKEPVKKTRKEGITLPRSLSRSVVQQQASKGPETQVNATDAQSRRRQSLANRTLNFEKKRAPKAPSPPRKPPTPPTPEFLSDKYSVPDLPKDFSSSLPQVTIEEPPLPDASAISKTPSPTKNHRTSISMPIKLQQKINRRKSFKRDTSYEDELRRQELLEKRRQKQMALLEKMKSRQGQVGTEVEYIDGAPSFDDYGFLAKYCIFNRGSLEMYKRTFDVVDDECRGWLNGIDAMIALRGVNNRLTLQEEEYLYRILEIAGYNISKGADFKLFSVLAALSHRISAVDDWMKILIDSMDFKILEMKTFMCKTLWECNVDKETNRISLDQLCIELRAGGVSEKHEKEVREKLSHLKSLDLLDFLTYVPLFIMIHQSVVNNPLNDVRDK from the exons GGCCATTATGCATCAGGAACCAGCCCTGTTCCCGGCCACTATTCAGCAAGGTCCTTCTACCCTCACAACGGGAATAATTTCCCGGTCAACTCCCCGATCATGGAGAACCGGCCCAAAACAGCGGGACCCTTCATCCACGAAGACCAGCTTCACCCCTCTCTACCCTCCATCCACCATGGTCTCTATCACTCGACGTGGGGGGATGATGAGGACATTGGCTCTGGGGAAGGTTCCAGGCACTCGGAGGAAAGACTGAAATGGATTGACGCTCTGAATAAATGGATCCCAGAGCAG AATCAGTCCAAAGCTGGCTATGTAAGCTTTGTAGGGAATGCTCCAATGGTGGAAAAATTGATAAGAGAG CATGTGGCAGCACAGAAACATAGAGATTTTCTGTCACAAGACCAGCACCAGAATTGTGAACGGTTTGAGCAACACATGTTGAGTTTGAAACTCCAGAATCAATCGAAACATCAAAGTCAAGAGCACGCATTTGCTCGGCGGTTGATG ACATTGAAGAAACGAGAAGCAATGAGACGAAGAAATGCAGAGATGTTAGAACTACGGAAACAGAGAAAAAACTCATCTTCTCCACACTCACCCATGTCAGAGAGAA GATTAAAAGTTCGATTTAGAACCCCGTCTTTGTCCCCTAAGAAGACTATGACGGTTCCGAACAATAGGGATCTCATTTCCATTCCTAAAGAATCCTGGGGAGAAGAGAAACCGGAGAGTGACCAGGACTCCTCCAGGATCGATGGAAGCTCAGAGGGAGGCTCTCAGATCAAACAGACAGAGGAGGACCCGGAACGCAAAGAATCGGAATCAG ATCACGGTAAGAAAGGCAATTCTTTGGACAATGATGGAGAACAGGCATCCTCTCATCATAGTTCCACTAACTCACTCCCTCCCATCTCCATGGAAACAACTGAGAAAGATGGAGAGGATGAAG CTGAAAATGATGCAGTGTTTGAGGAACCAACCGTGAAAACTCCTGAACCGGAaccagaaaacaacacattGCCCGTTCCATCCCCTGTTGCTACTCCATCTGAACCAGAATCAGTGGTTGAAGTAGTTGAAATTGAACCAGTTGAaaatgaagttgaaaatgaGCCAGTTGAAGCACTGGTTCTGCCTGATCCTTTTCCGGATTCTGAACCAGAGACTGACAGAG AATCAAAGAAAGTCAAAAAAG CCTCCAGTAACAAAGTTACTGTATCCAAAGTGAAATCAGTGATGCAGAACGACAAAAAAGGCAGCAAATCAAAAACGAAAGCAACGTCTAAAACCATAATCCGCAAACTAAAAAACGGCAAGGGAGACTCAG ATGACGGAGAAGACTTAGAGGACACAGAGAAGGAGAAGACGGAACCCCCGGCCCCTATTCCTATGATTGGGGATACAAAGACGGGACCTCTATCACTGATAGCTGGTCAGGATTCAAGGAAGGAACCGGTCAAGAAAACCAGG AAAGAGGGAATAACTCTGCCTCGGTCTTTGTCAAGATCGGTTGTACAACAGCAGGCTTCTAAAGGACCAGAGACACAG GTCAACGCAACTGATGCTCAATCCAGACGAAGACAATCATTGGCCAACCGGACATTGAATTTCGAGAAGAAGAGGGCACCCAAAGCTCCTTCACCCCCTCGAAAACCCCCCACCCCTCCCACACCAGAATTTCTATCCGACAAATACTCCGTGCCAGATCTACCCAAAG ATTTCAGTAGTTCCCTACCCCAAGTGACCATAGAAGAGCCCCCATTGCCAGATGCATCTGCGATCTCAAAAACCCCCTCTCCAACAAAAAACCACAGAACTTCGATTTCCATGCCCATAAAACTCCAACAGAAAATTAACAGGCGCAAATCATTCAAGAGAGACACATCCTATGAAGATGAACTCCGTAGACAAGAATTATTAGAAAAGAGAAGACAAAAGCAGATGGCGTTGTTGGAGAAAATGAAATCACGGCAAGGACAAGTAGGAACAGAGGTGGAGTACATTGATGGTGCGCCGAGTTTCGACGATT ATGGATTCTTGGCAAAGTACTGTATTTTCAACAGAGGGAGTCTGGAAATGTACAAAAGGACGTTTGATGTG GTGGATGACGAGTGTAGGGGCTGGTTGAATGGAATTGATGCGATGATTGCACTCCGAGGAGTGAACAACCGTCTGACCCTACAGGAAGAGGAGTATTTATATAGG ATATTAGAGATCGCTGGCTACAACATTTCTAAAGGAGCCGACTTCAAACTCTTCTCAGTGCTAGCTGCTCTGTCTCACAGGATTTCAGCAGTAGA tgaTTGGATGAAAATTCTCATAGACTCAATGGATTTCAAAATACTGGAGATGAAAACATTCATGTGCAAA ACACTTTGGGAGTGCAATGTGGACAAGGAAACCAATCGTATATCACTGGACCAGTTGTGTATCGAGCTTCGGGCAGGGGGTGTGAGtgaaaaacatgaaaaagaAGTCCGTGAGAAACTCTCGCATCTAAAATCTCTGGACCTGCTAGACTTCCTGACTTACGTCCCCTTGTTTATAATGATCCACCAATCGGTCGTGAATAATCCATTAAACGATGTAAGAGACAAATAG